The following nucleotide sequence is from Mesobacillus jeotgali.
CGCATGGTTATTTGATCAACCAGTTTTTAAGCCCGAATACCAATCTTCGTAAAGACGAGTATGGCGGCAGCTTTGAAAAGAGGATGCGATTCGTTGAAGAGATTATCCAGGGAATCAAACAGCAGTGTGGAGCGGACTACCCCGTTACTGTAAGGCTCAGCGTCGATGAATTTGAAGAAGGTGGCATGGACCTTTCTTTAAGCCGTAAAGTCAGCCGCTACCTGGAGAAAATAGGAGTCGATGGCATCCATGCAAGTTCAGGAAACTACAATACGATGGAGAAGGTCATCGAATCTCCTCTTTTTGAAGAAGGCTGGAGAGTTTACCTGGCAGAGGAAATCAAGAAAGAAGTCAATATTCCGGTTTTTGCGGTAGGGAATATCCGCGATCCTCAATTTGTGGAATCCATTTTGGCTGCTGGCAGAGCAGACTTTGTCGCCATTGGCCGCGGCCATATTGCAGACCCTGATTGGGTGCGGAAGGTTGCCGATGGCAGGGAGAAAGAAATCAGAATGTGTATTTCCTGCCTGCACTGCGTTTATACGAAGGGACATATTGAGTGTTCAGTCAATGTCAGGGCAGGACGGGAGATTGAATTTTTGGAAATGAAAAAAATCAATGAGAAGCGTCATGTGGTGATTGTCGGTGGCGGTCCGGGCGGGATGGAAGCAGCAAGGGTTTTAGCCATAAGAGGTTTTGATGTGACTCTTATTGAAAAGAATGGCAAGCTCGGCGGGCAACTGAATCTTGTTACAGACCCGGTCTATAAAAAGAAAATGGCAAGATACGTTAGATACCTCATCAATGAAATGGACCGGCTGAAAATTGATATCCGCTTGAATTTAGAGGCTTCTGTCGGGTTGATTAAATTAATGAACCCGGATGTGGTTCTGCTGGCGACAGGCGGTACCCCGCGTGTCCCGGCTTTTGAGGGTCTTGAGCTTCCACATGTAAGCAATTATCGCGATGTCAAAGTTGAAAACAGCATTTTTACCGGCCAAAAAATTGCAGTTATCGGTAGCGGGATGGTTTGCCACAGTACTTCCCGCAGACTTTCAGAGCAAGGAAATGACGTAACACTCATTGAAATCCTCACAGAATCAGCCAGAAAAATAAGCCCGCAGACCAGAATGAAACTGATGGAAAAGCTAAAAACGGTAGGCATCCAAGTCATTACCGGCCACAGCGTCAGCGAAATCACGGCTGAAGGAGTCATTTTAAAAGAGGACAAAACTGGCGAAACCAAAGCGATAGAGGTGGACCAGATTGTCATAGCCATGGGAGTGCAGGCTTATAACCCGCTGGAACAATATTTGAGGGAAATCATGAAGAATGTTTATGTAATTGGGGATGCAGCAGGCAATACATCTTTAGCAGATGCCACAAGAGAGGGATTTGAACTTGCCTGTGCACTGGGATAAGAA
It contains:
- a CDS encoding FAD-dependent oxidoreductase, giving the protein MNYPHLFSVGKIGSVTLKNKIVMPAMGTGLASSDGELTEQQIRYYEERAKGGTGLIITEFTTVDFELGRAAANQLRFDDDRFIPGFRRLADAVHTYGARVFVQLHHAGRESSSYLTGGKQIVAPSPVTCEAIGEEPRELSTSEVKDIIGKFVEGAARCQAAGIDGVELHGAHGYLINQFLSPNTNLRKDEYGGSFEKRMRFVEEIIQGIKQQCGADYPVTVRLSVDEFEEGGMDLSLSRKVSRYLEKIGVDGIHASSGNYNTMEKVIESPLFEEGWRVYLAEEIKKEVNIPVFAVGNIRDPQFVESILAAGRADFVAIGRGHIADPDWVRKVADGREKEIRMCISCLHCVYTKGHIECSVNVRAGREIEFLEMKKINEKRHVVIVGGGPGGMEAARVLAIRGFDVTLIEKNGKLGGQLNLVTDPVYKKKMARYVRYLINEMDRLKIDIRLNLEASVGLIKLMNPDVVLLATGGTPRVPAFEGLELPHVSNYRDVKVENSIFTGQKIAVIGSGMVCHSTSRRLSEQGNDVTLIEILTESARKISPQTRMKLMEKLKTVGIQVITGHSVSEITAEGVILKEDKTGETKAIEVDQIVIAMGVQAYNPLEQYLREIMKNVYVIGDAAGNTSLADATREGFELACALG